The Xenopus tropicalis strain Nigerian chromosome 2, UCB_Xtro_10.0, whole genome shotgun sequence genome window below encodes:
- the LOC116408722 gene encoding uncharacterized protein LOC116408722, with protein MAAAQPLYELRELQGLNGSVGNFVEGNFLSVEQIHGCLKREEDHLNEERKKMIGYIERTIPDQFLQLGITFPVTRLQHVTTETPTRQIVQSGYFRAGDQSRLPWSHPNAKLLYWSVEILKEQIEELRQEAFQALQAMVPPHNAKVYEEDFNCQFADSPAFKSASRYGNFKFSLPLSDLLFEYKEQHCRDAELEFRVLGTAMYSKEIAHIVLVHSSRATEFRDLPPVPIVGRNANSLPFVFQSQEDGKLYWRPESTADVLKMRISENQCRMRECPLSCFKYAAYGVCDHYRDTYCVWNHLILAFHLPGNEPLRIPREKLLESLSACDILEPYLREEETRLRQQEGAQDIIRSLKAEPVERKKLNPGNGSEPPC; from the exons ATGGCGGCCGCTCAGCCTCTATATGAACTAAGAGAACTACAGGGTTTAAATGGATCAGTTGGTAACTTTGTAGAAGGCAATTTTTTGTCTGTTGAACAGATCCATGGCTGCTTGAAGCGTGAAGAGGATCATTTAAATGAAGAAAGGAAGAAGATGATTGGTTACATTGAAAGAACAATTCCGGACCAATTCCTGCAGTTGGGAATAACCTTCCCAGTCACGAGGCTGCAGCACGTCACTACTGAAACTCCGACGAGGCAAATTGTGCAGTCGGGATATTTCCGTGCTGGAGACCAATCTAGATTGCCATGGAGCCACCCCAATGCCAAATTGTTATACTGGAGCGTGGAGATCCTCAAGGAGCAGATAGAGGAGCTACGTCAGGAGGCTTTCCAAGCTCTTCAGGCAATGGTCCCACCACACAATGCCAAAGTATACGAAGAAGACTTCAACTGCCAGTTTGCCGACTCTCCTGCATTTAAATCTGCTTCTCGTTATGGAAACTTCAAGTTCTCATTGCCCCTATCAGATCTCCTCTTTGAGTATAAGGAGCAGCACTGCCGGGATGCTGAGCTAGAGTTCAGGGTGCTGGGCACTGCCATGTACAGTAAGGAGATTGCTCATATTGTATTAGTGCACAGCTCTAGGGCTACTGAATTCAGGGACCTGCCCCCTGTGCCCATTGTTGGGAGAAATGCCAATTCCTTACCGTTCGTCTTCCAATCCCAAGAAGACGGAAAGTTGTATTGGAGACCTGAGTCTACAGCTGACGTCTTAAAAATGAGAATCTCTGAAAACCAGTGCCGTATGCGGGAATGTCCTCTGAGTTGCTTTAAATATGCTGCATATGGAGTCTGTGACCACTATAGAGACACCTACTGTGTTTGGAACCATCTGATATTGGCTTTCCACCTGCCTGGGAATGAGCCCCTGAGGATCCCTAGGGAGAAGCTGCTGGAGAGTCTCTCTGCCTGTGATATTCTGGAGCCGTATCTCAGAGAAGAAGAAACGAGACTGAGACAACAAGAAGGAGCCCAAGATATAATCAGAAGCCTGAAG GCAGAACCAGTAGAGAGGAAGAAACTGAACCCCGGGAATGGCAGCGAGCCCCCTTGTTGA
- the LOC116408619 gene encoding olfactory receptor 52E8-like gives MMDTTSELNTSFSHTDFLLMGFPGIAVSRPILVIPFLFIYIGILMGNSLLMYRIWVEPSLQYPMYWLISLLFAVNLSCTTSIMPKFLLGLAFGLNHISLSGCLIQMYLIYSAIVFESALVLIMALDRFVAICRPLHYHAIMTKHLLMWLNVINVARVLLLVSPIVVSFMKVPFCRSNTILSFACENMGLLSLGCGDISKLQVIGLIVRILVSVVDGGILFISYIKILYTAMKLVSGKAHNKALSTCGHT, from the coding sequence ATGATGGACACAACCTCTGAGCTGAACACTAGTTTCTCCCACACCGACTTCCTACTCATGGGATTCCCTGGGATAGCAGTCTCCAGGCCTATTCTGGTTATCCCATTCCTTTTCATATACATAGGCATTCTGATGGGAAACTCTCTCCTCATGTACAGGATCTGGGTGGAACCGAGCCTTCAGTATCCCATGTATTGGCTCATCTCACTTCTATTTGCCGTCAACTTGTCCTGCACCACCTCCATCATGCCAAAGTTCCTGTTGGGTCTTGCCTTTGGCCTGAATCATATTTCCTTGAGTGGCTGTCTCATTCAGATGTACCTCATCTACTCGGCAATAGTGTTTGAGTCTGCACTAGTCTTGATAATGGCCTTGGACAGGTTTGTAGCCATCTGCCGGCCGCTGCACTACCACGCCATCATGACCAAACATCTACTGATGTGGCTGAACGTCATCAACGTGGCTCGAGTCCTCTTGCTTGTGTCTCCCATAGTTGTTTCCTTCATGAAGGTCCCATTCTGCAGGTCCAACACTATCCTGAGCTTTGCTTGTGAGAACATGGGATTGTTGAGCTTGGGCTGTGGAGACATCTCTAAACTGCAAGTTATTGGACTGATCGTTCGGATCTTGGTCTCGGTGGTGGATGGAGGAATCCTCTTTATTTCCTACATTAAAATCCTCTACACGGCAATGAAACTGGTCTCAGGGAAAGCCCACAATAAAGCTCTGAGCACCTGTGGACACACCTGA